In Halichondria panicea chromosome 9, odHalPani1.1, whole genome shotgun sequence, a genomic segment contains:
- the LOC135341568 gene encoding sushi, von Willebrand factor type A, EGF and pentraxin domain-containing protein 1-like isoform X2 yields the protein MTVSFAMKVIVALLVIASYICTVHATYYCKAPPAIENGYHSGGQWTKFSIGKVIRYSCRSGYQLQGSPISTCLLNRNTWSSFWSNRACRCIRQDWDDEEDSSSSDSSSNSNPSYCSRLSSPVNGKVWFSSTSINSIAKYTCNSGYTLSGSVYRKCLSTGEWYGSAPTCKPVCERLINPKNGHVLHNGTALFAVAKYFCEESFYLVGDRFRRCVESGWTGNTPVCKPIKCTDLKLKDGRIFFTNFTNFGSVAKHRCLPGFKLSGNERRVCNSSGNWTGSAPTCIRVPRDCPSLPNPLNGAVEVNGLATGSTARYTCIPGYLLVGGSKRTCNDGKWSGEPPVCTKKVECSVLEAPEGGSVKLTGLMVGSTATYMCNGGYVLEGVQVRTCLKDGTWSGDEPRCRRIITCNDLSSPANGDVDQPGNSVGTVSTYTCNGGYLLVGDETRTCQESGQWSGSQPICEFIVMCDDLSAPANGDVDQPGNSVGTVSTYTCNGGYLLVGDETRTCQESGQWSGSQPICEFIVTCDDLSAPTNGDVDQPGNSVGTVSTYTCNGGYLLVGDETRTCQESGQWSGSQPICEFIVTCDDLSAPTNGDVDQPGNSVGTVSTYTCNGGYLLVGDETRTCQESGLWSGSQPICEFIVTCDDLSAPANGDVDQPGNSVGTVSTYTCNGGYLLVGDETRTCQESGQWSGSQPICEFIVTCDDLSAPANGDVDQPGNSVGTVSTYTCNGGYLLVGDETRTCQESGQWSGSQPICEFIVTCDDLSAPTNGDVDQPGNSVGTVSTYTCNGGYLLVGDETRTCQESGQWSGSQPICEFIVTCDDLSSPTNGDVDQPGNSVGTVSTYTCNGGYLLVGDETRTCQESGQWSGSQPICEFIVMCDDLSSPANGDVDQPGNSVGTVSTYTCESGYVLNGEATRICQDNGKWSGEEPVCRAVDCMNLLNPRDGSVSLTGTIFSSVAMYSCNDGFSLNGVVTRVCQADGTWSGDAPTCKPDVMCEELLAPVNGMIMLMGRTPGSIAMYSCDMGFRLNGEITRTCQTNGNWSDEEPTCISVDCDGLDDPTNGAVVLSGVAVGSTAEYSCNEGFELDGASQRMCQMDREWSGVAPTCEPVDCGSLDNPTNGNVEFQSTLFGSTAVYSCVFGYLLEGTESRFCQADGQWSGAEPVCIFIPVVSCIELTNPSNGMVTVTGLEPFSTATYVCDPGYVLFGDDIRTCTEDGEWTKEEPTCQPIDCGSLADPTNGRVEVFNTTLGSPAVYTCNFGYVLVGNAGRLCTETGDWSGVEPRCDPVVCPALSRPENGIVTLNGVTFGSLATYVCNTGFVLDGNVQRMCLATGEWSGSDPSCIVPPAGCSDPGVPDNGLRVGDDFSVGAAVFYRCFDDYDLVGAKFRVCQNDSQWSDSLPTCVRFNDTCSTGKDHYDRCGRKCDCIDGRLRNCCRLRRDYAGLSISERQRYITTFLTAAQDPIYKPRYDALISLWKQSFENDVTQSSASSTSQYFMFVRYFLLEYENLLQDIDCMVTIPYYDWTPFPITPYAANVWDNTDGFGDTSRATDSCVITGPVRVGQFSITPSAGGGCLQRDYTNRRFPSRDIIDRDLLPLPSDEFGTFHQFLQLFIGLNVQCFVGGTMCGVNAANDPVHILHLARLDSILTRWQLIGQGREEVRYAFDNNPLLLSPGFRVSQFSNNRNLPYDSCAIYEPPVLQKNHAGPLPASVGLRVEITRMDCVPMEDMMFMDSMMTTENHDFMETECSKPRVFRRATRI from the exons ATGACAGTCTCTTTTGCCATGAAGGTCATAGTAGCATTGCTGGTCATTGCTAGCTACATCTGTACCGTGCACGCTACGTATTACTGTAAAGCACCTCCAGCTATAGAAAATGGCTACCACAGCGGAGGACAATGGACGAAATTCTCAATTGGAAAAGTGATTCGATACAGCTGCAGAAGTGGATATCAGTTGCAAGGATCTCCCATCTCCACGTGTTTATTGAACCGAAACACTTGGTCATCCTTCTGGTCTAACAGAGCCTGTAGATGTATTCGCC AAGATTGGGATGACGAAGAAGACAGCAGCAGCAGTGACTCTTCCTCTAACAGTAACCCTAGTTACTGCTCTCGACTGAGTTCCCCTGTCAACGGGAAAGTCTGGTTTTCCAGCACAAGCATTAACTCCATTGCTAAGTACACCTGTAACAGTGGCTACACACTCTCTGGAAGCGTTTACCGTAAATGTCTATCAACTGGCGAATGGTATGGATCTGCACCAACTTGCAAAC CTGTTTGTGAAAGACTCATCAATCCTAAGAATGGACACGTGCTGCACAATGGTACCGCTTTGTTCGCCGTTGCTAAATACTTCTGTGAGGAGAGCTTCTATCTTGTTGGGGACCGCTTCAGAAGGTGTGTTGAGTCTGGATGGACCGGCAACACACCAGTGTGCAAAC CCATCAAGTGCACGGACCTAAAATTGAAGGATGGAAGGATTTTCTTTACCAATTTCACTAATTTTGGCTCCGTTGCTAAGCATAGGTGTTTACCTGGTTTCAAGCTCTCCGGTAATGAGAGGAGGGTGTGCAATTCCAGTGGCAACTGGACAGGCTCCGCCCCTACTTGCATCC GTGTTCCAAGAGACTGCCCATCGCTGCCCAACCCTCTGAATGGTGCTGTTGAGGTCAATGGTCTAGCTACAGGTTCTACTGCTCGATACACCTGCATTCCAGGCTACTTACTCGTTGGAGGATCTAAGAGAACATGCAATGATGGAAAATGGAGTGGAGAGCCTCCAGTTTGCACTAAAA AAGTTGAGTGCAGTGTATTGGAAGCACCTGAAGGTGGCTCTGTTAAACTGACAGGACTAATGGTGGGATCCACGGCAACCTACATGTGCAATGGGGGATATGTTCTTGAAGGTGTTCAAGTGCGCACATGCCTAAAAGATGGAACTTGGTCTGGAGATGAACCAAGATGTCGAC GTATTATTACGTGCAATGACCTGAGTTCCCCTGCCAATGGAGACGTGGACCAACCAGGGAATTCTGTTGGAACAGTTTCCACCTACACTTGCAATGGTGGCTACTTGCTGGTTGGAGATGAAACAAGGACATGTCAGGAAAGTGGACAGTGGTCCGGCAGCCAACCAATCTGTGAAT TTATTGTGATGTGTGATGACCTGAGTGCCCCTGCCAATGGAGACGTGGACCAACCAGGGAATTCTGTTGGAACAGTTTCCACCTACACTTGCAATGGTGGCTACTTGCTGGTTGGAGACGAAACAAGGACATGTCAAGAAAGTGGACAGTGGTCTGGAAGCCAACCAATCTGTGAAT TTATTGTGACGTGTGATGACCTGAGTGCCCCTACCAATGGAGACGTGGACCAACCAGGGAATTCTGTTGGAACAGTTTCCACCTACACTTGCAATGGTGGCTACTTGCTGGTTGGAGACGAAACAAGGACATGTCAAGAAAGTGGACAGTGGTCTGGAAGCCAACCAATCTGTGAAT TTATTGTGACGTGTGATGACCTGAGTGCCCCTACCAATGGAGACGTGGACCAACCAGGGAATTCTGTTGGAACAGTTTCCACCTACACTTGCAATGGTGGCTACTTGCTGGTTGGAGACGAAACAAGGACATGTCAGGAAAGTGGACTGTGGTCTGGCAGCCAACCAATCTGTGAAT TTATTGTGACGTGTGATGACCTGAGTGCCCCTGCCAATGGAGACGTGGACCAACCAGGGAATTCTGTTGGAACAGTTTCCACCTACACTTGCAATGGTGGCTACTTGCTGGTTGGAGATGAAACAAGGACATGTCAGGAAAGTGGACAATGGTCTGGCAGCCAACCAATCTGTGAAT TTATTGTGACGTGTGATGACCTGAGTGCCCCTGCCAATGGAGATGTGGACCAACCAGGGAATTCTGTTGGAACAGTTTCCACCTACACTTGCAATGGTGGCTACTTGCTGGTTGGAGATGAAACAAGGACATGTCAGGAAAGTGGACAGTGGTCTGGCAGCCAACCAATCTGTGAAT TTATTGTGACGTGTGATGACCTGAGTGCCCCTACCAATGGAGATGTGGACCAACCAGGGAATTCTGTTGGAACAGTTTCCACCTACACTTGCAATGGTGGCTACTTGCTGGTTGGAGATGAAACAAGGACATGTCAGGAAAGTGGACAATGGTCTGGCAGCCAACCAATCTGTGAAT TTATTGTGACGTGTGATGACCTAAGTTCCCCTACCAATGGAGACGTGGACCAACCAGGGAATTCTGTTGGAACAGTTTCCACCTACACTTGCAATGGTGGCTACTTGCTGGTTGGAGATGAAACAAGGACATGTCAGGAAAGTGGACAGTGGTCCGGCAGCCAACCAATCTGTGAAT TTATTGTGATGTGTGATGACCTAAGTTCCCCTGCCAATGGAGACGTAGACCAACCAGGGAATTCTGTTGGAACAGTTTCCACCTACACTTGTGAGAGTGGCTATGTTCTGAATGGAGAAGCTACTAGAATTTGTCAAGACAATGGAAAATGGTCCGGGGAAGAACCAGTGTGTAGAG CTGTGGACTGCATGAACTTGCTCAACCCTCGTGATGGGAGTGTCTCCCTGACTGGGACCATCTTCTCCTCAGTGGCTATGTACAGCTGCAACGACGGATTCTCTCTCAATGGAGTGGTTACTCGAGTATGTCAGGCAGATGGTACATGGTCTGGAGATGCTCCGACTTGTAAAC CTGATGTCATGTGCGAGGAATTGTTAGCTCCTGTGAATGGCATGATCATGCTGATGGGACGCACTCCCGGCTCAATAGCCATGTACTCGTGTGACATGGGTTTTAGACTCAACGGCGAAATTACTCGTACTTGTCAAACAAACGGAAATTGGTCCGATGAAGAGCCCACCTGTATAT CTGTGGATTGTGACGGGCTTGATGACCCTACCAATGGAGCAGTGGTACTCTCTGGGGTAGCGGTAGGCTCGACAGCTGAGTACAGCTGCAATGAAGGCTTTGAGTTGGATGGAGCATCACAAAGAATGTGCCAGATGGACAGGGAGTGGTCTGGAGTGGCACCCACCTGTGAAC CGGTTGACTGTGGATCTCTCGATAATCCAACCAATGGGAATGTAGAATTCCAGTCAACTCTCTTCGGATCCACAGCTGTCTACTCTTGCGTCTTTGGGTACCTTCTAGAGGGCACTGAATCACGATTTTGTCAAGCAGACGGGCAGTGGAGCGGAGCAGAGCCAGTATGCATAT TCATACCTGTAGTGAGTTGTATCGAGCTAACCAATCCGTCCAATGGGATGGTGACTGTTACTGGCCTGGAGCCATTCTCCACGGCAACGTACGTCTGTGACCCTGGATATGTACTGTTTGGAGATGACATCAGAACCTGCACTGAGGACGGAGAATGGACGAAAGAAGAGCCCACTTGCCAAC CCATTGACTGTGGTTCTTTGGCTGATCCTACCAATGGTCGCGTGGAGGTGTTCAACACAACCCTGGGCTCCCCTGCTGTGTACACTTGCAACTTTGGTTATGTATTAGTGGGCAATGCTGGACGGCTCTGCACTGAGACGGGAGATTGGAGCGGGGTGGAGCCAAGATGTGATC CTGTGGTGTGCCCTGCACTGTCCAGACCAGAGAACGGTATTGTTACCCTCAATGGCGTGACATTTGGATCTCTAGCAACTTATGTCTGTAACACTGGGTTTGTTCTGGATGGAAACGTGCAACGAATGTGTTTGGCTACTGGAGAGTGGTCCGGTAGTGATCCTTCTTGCATTG TTCCCCCCGCTGGGTGTAGTGATCCTGGGGTGCCTGATAATGGACTACGAGTTGGAGATGACTTCAGTGTCGGGGCAGCTGTCTTCTACAGGTGCTTTGATGATTACGATTTAGTAGGTGCAAAGTTCAGAGTGTGTCAAAATGACAGTCAATGGAGTGACAGTTTGCCAACTTGTGTACGCTTCAATG ACACATGCTCTACTGGCAAAGACCATTATGACAGATGTGGCAGAAAGTGTGACTGTATCGATGGGCGACTCAGAAACTGCTGTCGTCTGAGAAGAGATTATGCCGGCCTTAGCATCTCAGAGCGACAAAGATACATCACCACTTTCCtgacagctgctcaagatCCGATATATAAGCCGCGATACGATGCACTGATTTCCCTGTGGAAACAATCGTTTGAGAACGATGTCACTCAGAGTTCGGCATCCTCAACGAGCCAGTATTTTATGTTTGTGCGCTATTTCTTGCTCGAATATGAAAACTTGCTCCAAGATATTGACTGCATGGTAACAATTCCATACTATGATTGGACCCCCTTCCCGATCACTCCATATGCAGCTAATGTTTGGGACAATACGGATGGTTTTGGAGACACCTCTCGTGCGACTGATAGCTGTGTCATCACAGGTCCTGTAAGGGTGGGGCAATTCTCAATCACACCTTCAGCAGGTGGCGGGTGTCTGCAAAGAGACTATACCAACAGACGATTCCCAAGCAGAGACATAATCGACCGGGATTTACTTCCTCTTCCATCCGATGAATTTGGGACGTTCCATCAATTTTTGCAGCTGTTTATTGGCCTCAATGTCCAGTGCTTTGTGGGTGGTACAATGTGTGGTGTGAATGCTGCCAATGACCCAGTGCACATCCTTCACTTGGCAAGACTCGACTCTATCCTCACAAGATGGCAACTGATCGGGCAAGGACGTGAAGAAGTTCGCTACGCTTTCGACAACAATCCCCTCCTTCTCTCACCTGGTTTCCGTGTATCTCAGTTCAGCAATAATCGCAATCTCCCTTATGATTCGTGTGCTATATACGAGCCCCCTGTTCTACAGAAGAATCATGCCGGTCCCCTTCCTGCTAGCGTGGGGCTTAGAGTTGAGATCACTCGCATGGATTGTGTTCCCATGGAGGACATGATGTTTATGGACTCAATGATGACGACGGAAAATCACGATTTCATGGAGACGGAATGCAGCAAGCCCAGAGTGTTCCGAAGAGCCACTCGTATCTAG
- the LOC135341568 gene encoding sushi, von Willebrand factor type A, EGF and pentraxin domain-containing protein 1-like isoform X1, translating to MTVSFAMKVIVALLVIASYICTVHATYYCKAPPAIENGYHSGGQWTKFSIGKVIRYSCRSGYQLQGSPISTCLLNRNTWSSFWSNRACRCIRQDWDDEEDSSSSDSSSNSNPSYCSRLSSPVNGKVWFSSTSINSIAKYTCNSGYTLSGSVYRKCLSTGEWYGSAPTCKRPLCPELSNPDNGRAKLTSAGRSVGAQVWYICNDGFILVGSESRRCQSNLQWSLMAPTCKSKFCPRLNNPENGIVKFFSAGRSVGAKVQYKCSSGFSLVGSEFRRCQSDQQWSSKAPTCQRSFCPRLEEPQNGQVKFSDAGRSVGAEVEYKCDKGFKLFGVETRRCQSNLKWSFQAPTCKPVCERLINPKNGHVLHNGTALFAVAKYFCEESFYLVGDRFRRCVESGWTGNTPVCKPIKCTDLKLKDGRIFFTNFTNFGSVAKHRCLPGFKLSGNERRVCNSSGNWTGSAPTCIRVPRDCPSLPNPLNGAVEVNGLATGSTARYTCIPGYLLVGGSKRTCNDGKWSGEPPVCTKKVECSVLEAPEGGSVKLTGLMVGSTATYMCNGGYVLEGVQVRTCLKDGTWSGDEPRCRRIITCNDLSSPANGDVDQPGNSVGTVSTYTCNGGYLLVGDETRTCQESGQWSGSQPICEFIVMCDDLSAPANGDVDQPGNSVGTVSTYTCNGGYLLVGDETRTCQESGQWSGSQPICEFIVTCDDLSAPTNGDVDQPGNSVGTVSTYTCNGGYLLVGDETRTCQESGQWSGSQPICEFIVTCDDLSAPTNGDVDQPGNSVGTVSTYTCNGGYLLVGDETRTCQESGLWSGSQPICEFIVTCDDLSAPANGDVDQPGNSVGTVSTYTCNGGYLLVGDETRTCQESGQWSGSQPICEFIVTCDDLSAPANGDVDQPGNSVGTVSTYTCNGGYLLVGDETRTCQESGQWSGSQPICEFIVTCDDLSAPTNGDVDQPGNSVGTVSTYTCNGGYLLVGDETRTCQESGQWSGSQPICEFIVTCDDLSSPTNGDVDQPGNSVGTVSTYTCNGGYLLVGDETRTCQESGQWSGSQPICEFIVMCDDLSSPANGDVDQPGNSVGTVSTYTCESGYVLNGEATRICQDNGKWSGEEPVCRAVDCMNLLNPRDGSVSLTGTIFSSVAMYSCNDGFSLNGVVTRVCQADGTWSGDAPTCKPDVMCEELLAPVNGMIMLMGRTPGSIAMYSCDMGFRLNGEITRTCQTNGNWSDEEPTCISVDCDGLDDPTNGAVVLSGVAVGSTAEYSCNEGFELDGASQRMCQMDREWSGVAPTCEPVDCGSLDNPTNGNVEFQSTLFGSTAVYSCVFGYLLEGTESRFCQADGQWSGAEPVCIFIPVVSCIELTNPSNGMVTVTGLEPFSTATYVCDPGYVLFGDDIRTCTEDGEWTKEEPTCQPIDCGSLADPTNGRVEVFNTTLGSPAVYTCNFGYVLVGNAGRLCTETGDWSGVEPRCDPVVCPALSRPENGIVTLNGVTFGSLATYVCNTGFVLDGNVQRMCLATGEWSGSDPSCIVPPAGCSDPGVPDNGLRVGDDFSVGAAVFYRCFDDYDLVGAKFRVCQNDSQWSDSLPTCVRFNDTCSTGKDHYDRCGRKCDCIDGRLRNCCRLRRDYAGLSISERQRYITTFLTAAQDPIYKPRYDALISLWKQSFENDVTQSSASSTSQYFMFVRYFLLEYENLLQDIDCMVTIPYYDWTPFPITPYAANVWDNTDGFGDTSRATDSCVITGPVRVGQFSITPSAGGGCLQRDYTNRRFPSRDIIDRDLLPLPSDEFGTFHQFLQLFIGLNVQCFVGGTMCGVNAANDPVHILHLARLDSILTRWQLIGQGREEVRYAFDNNPLLLSPGFRVSQFSNNRNLPYDSCAIYEPPVLQKNHAGPLPASVGLRVEITRMDCVPMEDMMFMDSMMTTENHDFMETECSKPRVFRRATRI from the exons ATGACAGTCTCTTTTGCCATGAAGGTCATAGTAGCATTGCTGGTCATTGCTAGCTACATCTGTACCGTGCACGCTACGTATTACTGTAAAGCACCTCCAGCTATAGAAAATGGCTACCACAGCGGAGGACAATGGACGAAATTCTCAATTGGAAAAGTGATTCGATACAGCTGCAGAAGTGGATATCAGTTGCAAGGATCTCCCATCTCCACGTGTTTATTGAACCGAAACACTTGGTCATCCTTCTGGTCTAACAGAGCCTGTAGATGTATTCGCC AAGATTGGGATGACGAAGAAGACAGCAGCAGCAGTGACTCTTCCTCTAACAGTAACCCTAGTTACTGCTCTCGACTGAGTTCCCCTGTCAACGGGAAAGTCTGGTTTTCCAGCACAAGCATTAACTCCATTGCTAAGTACACCTGTAACAGTGGCTACACACTCTCTGGAAGCGTTTACCGTAAATGTCTATCAACTGGCGAATGGTATGGATCTGCACCAACTTGCAAAC GCCCATTGTGTCCTGAGCTATCGAACCCTGATAATGGCCGTGCTAAGCTTACATCGGCTGGCAGGAGTGTGGGAGCTCAAGTTTGGTACATTTGCAATGATGGATTTATTTTGGTTGGCTCCGAATCTAGGCGTTGCCAGAGCAACCTGCAATGGTCTTTAATGGCCCCTACCTGTAAATCTAAGTTTTGTCCTCGACTCAACAATCCTGAAAACGGTATAGTTAAGTTCTTCAGTGCTGGGCGATCAGTTGGAGCTAAAGTTCAGTACAAATGCAGCTCTGGTTTCAGTCTTGTTGGTTCTGAGTTTAGACGTTGTCAGAGCGACCAGCAGTGGTCTTCAAAAGCCCCTACCTGTCAACGTAGTTTTTGTCCTCGACTCGAAGAACCACAAAATGGCCAAGTAAAATTTTCTGATGCTGGAAGATCTGTTGGAGCTGAAGTAGAGTACAAGTGTGACAAGGGTTTCAAGCTATTTGGTGTGGAGACAAGACGTTGCCAGAGCAACTTGAAGTGGTCATTCCAGGCGCCTACATGTAAAC CTGTTTGTGAAAGACTCATCAATCCTAAGAATGGACACGTGCTGCACAATGGTACCGCTTTGTTCGCCGTTGCTAAATACTTCTGTGAGGAGAGCTTCTATCTTGTTGGGGACCGCTTCAGAAGGTGTGTTGAGTCTGGATGGACCGGCAACACACCAGTGTGCAAAC CCATCAAGTGCACGGACCTAAAATTGAAGGATGGAAGGATTTTCTTTACCAATTTCACTAATTTTGGCTCCGTTGCTAAGCATAGGTGTTTACCTGGTTTCAAGCTCTCCGGTAATGAGAGGAGGGTGTGCAATTCCAGTGGCAACTGGACAGGCTCCGCCCCTACTTGCATCC GTGTTCCAAGAGACTGCCCATCGCTGCCCAACCCTCTGAATGGTGCTGTTGAGGTCAATGGTCTAGCTACAGGTTCTACTGCTCGATACACCTGCATTCCAGGCTACTTACTCGTTGGAGGATCTAAGAGAACATGCAATGATGGAAAATGGAGTGGAGAGCCTCCAGTTTGCACTAAAA AAGTTGAGTGCAGTGTATTGGAAGCACCTGAAGGTGGCTCTGTTAAACTGACAGGACTAATGGTGGGATCCACGGCAACCTACATGTGCAATGGGGGATATGTTCTTGAAGGTGTTCAAGTGCGCACATGCCTAAAAGATGGAACTTGGTCTGGAGATGAACCAAGATGTCGAC GTATTATTACGTGCAATGACCTGAGTTCCCCTGCCAATGGAGACGTGGACCAACCAGGGAATTCTGTTGGAACAGTTTCCACCTACACTTGCAATGGTGGCTACTTGCTGGTTGGAGATGAAACAAGGACATGTCAGGAAAGTGGACAGTGGTCCGGCAGCCAACCAATCTGTGAAT TTATTGTGATGTGTGATGACCTGAGTGCCCCTGCCAATGGAGACGTGGACCAACCAGGGAATTCTGTTGGAACAGTTTCCACCTACACTTGCAATGGTGGCTACTTGCTGGTTGGAGACGAAACAAGGACATGTCAAGAAAGTGGACAGTGGTCTGGAAGCCAACCAATCTGTGAAT TTATTGTGACGTGTGATGACCTGAGTGCCCCTACCAATGGAGACGTGGACCAACCAGGGAATTCTGTTGGAACAGTTTCCACCTACACTTGCAATGGTGGCTACTTGCTGGTTGGAGACGAAACAAGGACATGTCAAGAAAGTGGACAGTGGTCTGGAAGCCAACCAATCTGTGAAT TTATTGTGACGTGTGATGACCTGAGTGCCCCTACCAATGGAGACGTGGACCAACCAGGGAATTCTGTTGGAACAGTTTCCACCTACACTTGCAATGGTGGCTACTTGCTGGTTGGAGACGAAACAAGGACATGTCAGGAAAGTGGACTGTGGTCTGGCAGCCAACCAATCTGTGAAT TTATTGTGACGTGTGATGACCTGAGTGCCCCTGCCAATGGAGACGTGGACCAACCAGGGAATTCTGTTGGAACAGTTTCCACCTACACTTGCAATGGTGGCTACTTGCTGGTTGGAGATGAAACAAGGACATGTCAGGAAAGTGGACAATGGTCTGGCAGCCAACCAATCTGTGAAT TTATTGTGACGTGTGATGACCTGAGTGCCCCTGCCAATGGAGATGTGGACCAACCAGGGAATTCTGTTGGAACAGTTTCCACCTACACTTGCAATGGTGGCTACTTGCTGGTTGGAGATGAAACAAGGACATGTCAGGAAAGTGGACAGTGGTCTGGCAGCCAACCAATCTGTGAAT TTATTGTGACGTGTGATGACCTGAGTGCCCCTACCAATGGAGATGTGGACCAACCAGGGAATTCTGTTGGAACAGTTTCCACCTACACTTGCAATGGTGGCTACTTGCTGGTTGGAGATGAAACAAGGACATGTCAGGAAAGTGGACAATGGTCTGGCAGCCAACCAATCTGTGAAT TTATTGTGACGTGTGATGACCTAAGTTCCCCTACCAATGGAGACGTGGACCAACCAGGGAATTCTGTTGGAACAGTTTCCACCTACACTTGCAATGGTGGCTACTTGCTGGTTGGAGATGAAACAAGGACATGTCAGGAAAGTGGACAGTGGTCCGGCAGCCAACCAATCTGTGAAT TTATTGTGATGTGTGATGACCTAAGTTCCCCTGCCAATGGAGACGTAGACCAACCAGGGAATTCTGTTGGAACAGTTTCCACCTACACTTGTGAGAGTGGCTATGTTCTGAATGGAGAAGCTACTAGAATTTGTCAAGACAATGGAAAATGGTCCGGGGAAGAACCAGTGTGTAGAG CTGTGGACTGCATGAACTTGCTCAACCCTCGTGATGGGAGTGTCTCCCTGACTGGGACCATCTTCTCCTCAGTGGCTATGTACAGCTGCAACGACGGATTCTCTCTCAATGGAGTGGTTACTCGAGTATGTCAGGCAGATGGTACATGGTCTGGAGATGCTCCGACTTGTAAAC CTGATGTCATGTGCGAGGAATTGTTAGCTCCTGTGAATGGCATGATCATGCTGATGGGACGCACTCCCGGCTCAATAGCCATGTACTCGTGTGACATGGGTTTTAGACTCAACGGCGAAATTACTCGTACTTGTCAAACAAACGGAAATTGGTCCGATGAAGAGCCCACCTGTATAT CTGTGGATTGTGACGGGCTTGATGACCCTACCAATGGAGCAGTGGTACTCTCTGGGGTAGCGGTAGGCTCGACAGCTGAGTACAGCTGCAATGAAGGCTTTGAGTTGGATGGAGCATCACAAAGAATGTGCCAGATGGACAGGGAGTGGTCTGGAGTGGCACCCACCTGTGAAC CGGTTGACTGTGGATCTCTCGATAATCCAACCAATGGGAATGTAGAATTCCAGTCAACTCTCTTCGGATCCACAGCTGTCTACTCTTGCGTCTTTGGGTACCTTCTAGAGGGCACTGAATCACGATTTTGTCAAGCAGACGGGCAGTGGAGCGGAGCAGAGCCAGTATGCATAT TCATACCTGTAGTGAGTTGTATCGAGCTAACCAATCCGTCCAATGGGATGGTGACTGTTACTGGCCTGGAGCCATTCTCCACGGCAACGTACGTCTGTGACCCTGGATATGTACTGTTTGGAGATGACATCAGAACCTGCACTGAGGACGGAGAATGGACGAAAGAAGAGCCCACTTGCCAAC CCATTGACTGTGGTTCTTTGGCTGATCCTACCAATGGTCGCGTGGAGGTGTTCAACACAACCCTGGGCTCCCCTGCTGTGTACACTTGCAACTTTGGTTATGTATTAGTGGGCAATGCTGGACGGCTCTGCACTGAGACGGGAGATTGGAGCGGGGTGGAGCCAAGATGTGATC CTGTGGTGTGCCCTGCACTGTCCAGACCAGAGAACGGTATTGTTACCCTCAATGGCGTGACATTTGGATCTCTAGCAACTTATGTCTGTAACACTGGGTTTGTTCTGGATGGAAACGTGCAACGAATGTGTTTGGCTACTGGAGAGTGGTCCGGTAGTGATCCTTCTTGCATTG TTCCCCCCGCTGGGTGTAGTGATCCTGGGGTGCCTGATAATGGACTACGAGTTGGAGATGACTTCAGTGTCGGGGCAGCTGTCTTCTACAGGTGCTTTGATGATTACGATTTAGTAGGTGCAAAGTTCAGAGTGTGTCAAAATGACAGTCAATGGAGTGACAGTTTGCCAACTTGTGTACGCTTCAATG ACACATGCTCTACTGGCAAAGACCATTATGACAGATGTGGCAGAAAGTGTGACTGTATCGATGGGCGACTCAGAAACTGCTGTCGTCTGAGAAGAGATTATGCCGGCCTTAGCATCTCAGAGCGACAAAGATACATCACCACTTTCCtgacagctgctcaagatCCGATATATAAGCCGCGATACGATGCACTGATTTCCCTGTGGAAACAATCGTTTGAGAACGATGTCACTCAGAGTTCGGCATCCTCAACGAGCCAGTATTTTATGTTTGTGCGCTATTTCTTGCTCGAATATGAAAACTTGCTCCAAGATATTGACTGCATGGTAACAATTCCATACTATGATTGGACCCCCTTCCCGATCACTCCATATGCAGCTAATGTTTGGGACAATACGGATGGTTTTGGAGACACCTCTCGTGCGACTGATAGCTGTGTCATCACAGGTCCTGTAAGGGTGGGGCAATTCTCAATCACACCTTCAGCAGGTGGCGGGTGTCTGCAAAGAGACTATACCAACAGACGATTCCCAAGCAGAGACATAATCGACCGGGATTTACTTCCTCTTCCATCCGATGAATTTGGGACGTTCCATCAATTTTTGCAGCTGTTTATTGGCCTCAATGTCCAGTGCTTTGTGGGTGGTACAATGTGTGGTGTGAATGCTGCCAATGACCCAGTGCACATCCTTCACTTGGCAAGACTCGACTCTATCCTCACAAGATGGCAACTGATCGGGCAAGGACGTGAAGAAGTTCGCTACGCTTTCGACAACAATCCCCTCCTTCTCTCACCTGGTTTCCGTGTATCTCAGTTCAGCAATAATCGCAATCTCCCTTATGATTCGTGTGCTATATACGAGCCCCCTGTTCTACAGAAGAATCATGCCGGTCCCCTTCCTGCTAGCGTGGGGCTTAGAGTTGAGATCACTCGCATGGATTGTGTTCCCATGGAGGACATGATGTTTATGGACTCAATGATGACGACGGAAAATCACGATTTCATGGAGACGGAATGCAGCAAGCCCAGAGTGTTCCGAAGAGCCACTCGTATCTAG